A DNA window from Aquarana catesbeiana isolate 2022-GZ linkage group LG01, ASM4218655v1, whole genome shotgun sequence contains the following coding sequences:
- the LOC141103895 gene encoding uncharacterized protein — MNSTIPYLKAKIGGLRSTYLRERKKVQDSQRSGAAADEVYVPRLWYYDRLRFLSDQTEVRESLSTLPSTLSSTPAEAYDVQPGTSSQEEVEEPSWSQEDLSQDEALECGSQEEAGVSGSQEKAGPSRSLTESQVPPLRLPTKRPRKGSNVQDSALHNSTTRATAWKEDQRVMALGSVWSDKRCRLLYDHSLGTYMSSAAVQDLLDFWTRLHSLRYGLLRPPIFQ, encoded by the exons atgaact caaccatcccctatttaaaagccaaaattggtggcctgaggagcacttatcttagggagcgcaagaaggtccaggattcccagagatccggagctgcagcagatgaagtttatgtccccaggctgtggtactatgacagactgcgatttctgtcagaccagactgaagtcagggaatccctctcaacccttccttccaccctatcttccaccccagccgaggcttacgatgtccaacctgggacttccagccaggaagaagtggaggagcctagctggagccag gaagacctcagtcaggaCGAGGccctggaatgtggcagccaggaggaggcgggggttagtggcagccaggagaaggctgggcccagtaggagcctgacagaatcgcaggttcctcccctccgccttccaaccaaaagacccaggaaggggagtaacgtgcaggattcagcactccacaactccaccaccagagccacagcgtggaaggaagaccagagagtgatggccctgggttcagtctggtctgacaaaagatgcaggctcttgtatgaccacagcctggggacatacatgtcatctgctgctgttcaggatctcttggacttctggaccagactgcactcccttagatatggactcctcaggccaccaatttttcagtaa